One window from the genome of Brachyspira sp. SAP_772 encodes:
- a CDS encoding glycosyltransferase family 2 protein: MKISVIIPCYNEENTIETIIDAVNNSKCSIEKEIIVVDDFSKDNTREKLKLLENKVSKILYHEKNMGKGAALRTGIKAATGDFVIIQDADLEYDPNEYDKLLEPLINNKADVVFGSRFAGGESHRVLYFWHQMGNTFLTLCSNMFTNLNLTDMETCYKVFRREIIQSIDIKENRFGFEPEITAKISKISNIRIYEVGISYYGRTYKEGKKIGWKDGFRALWCILKYNLRPDQTRPDQTRPDQTRPDQK; the protein is encoded by the coding sequence ATGAAAATATCAGTAATAATACCTTGTTATAATGAAGAGAACACTATAGAAACAATAATAGATGCTGTGAATAATTCTAAATGCTCTATAGAAAAAGAAATTATCGTAGTGGATGATTTTTCAAAAGATAATACAAGAGAAAAATTAAAATTACTTGAAAATAAAGTTAGTAAAATACTATATCATGAAAAAAATATGGGTAAAGGAGCTGCACTTAGAACAGGTATTAAAGCTGCTACTGGAGATTTTGTAATTATACAGGATGCAGATTTAGAATATGATCCAAATGAATATGATAAATTATTAGAACCACTTATTAACAATAAAGCTGATGTTGTTTTTGGAAGCAGATTTGCAGGCGGAGAATCCCATAGAGTATTGTATTTTTGGCATCAGATGGGTAACACTTTTTTAACTTTATGTTCTAATATGTTTACGAATTTAAATCTTACAGATATGGAAACTTGTTATAAAGTATTTAGAAGAGAAATTATACAATCTATAGATATTAAAGAAAATCGATTTGGTTTTGAACCAGAAATTACAGCTAAAATATCAAAAATCTCAAATATTAGAATATATGAGGTGGGAATATCATATTATGGCAGAACTTATAAAGAAGGTAAAAAAATAGGATGGAAAGATGGTTTTAGAGCTTTATGGTGTATTTTAAAATATAATTTAAGACCAGACCAGACCAGACCAGACCAGACCAGACCAGACCAGACCAGACCAGACCAGAAATAA
- the adhE gene encoding bifunctional acetaldehyde-CoA/alcohol dehydrogenase, which produces MTKDTKAKSGNSILDDLIAKAKKAQEIYAAFSQEQVDEIFKACAIAINSRRIPLAKMAVEETGMGVVEDKVIKNHFASEYIYNKFKNMKTCGIISEDTAMGMKKVAEPIGIIAGVVPTTNPTSTAAFKSLIALKTRNAIVFSPHPRAKKCTAEVCKIINKVAVEHGAPDGLIGCIEEPTVELSAALMSHPQIDLILATGGPGMVKAAYSSGKPALGVGAGNTPAIIDETADIKMAVNSVIMSKTFDNGMICASEQTVVVVKSVYEEVKKEFLYRGAYLLNRDEKAKLSKVMIIDGALNAKIVGQPAYVIAKMAGITVPEETKILIGEASSISRDEAFSYEKLSPVLGMYKADNYDDAVQKAHDLIVFGGLGHTSVLYTDEDNQKERIQKFYDKMPTGRILINMPSSQGAIGDVYNFRLEPSLTLGCGSWGNNSTSENVGPKHLLNIKSVASRRENMLWYRVPEKIYLKRGSLDVALREYANKKRALIITDGPLFKLGVTDNVTKVLDDIGVKYTIFSDVKPDPTLSTVRDIVKTANAFEPDVIIALGGGSPIDAGKIAWLLYENPEVKFEDIAMVFMDIRKRICDAGELGKKAQFVAIPTTSGTGSETTPFAVITDDATHIKYPITDYALTPDMAILDANLVMTMPRGLCAASGIDSLTHALEAYASICSTEFSNSNAEKAIKLIFKYLPASYKEGAENPVARENMHYAASLAGMAFANAFLGICHSLAHKLGAAFNIPHGIANALLICQVVKYNANEKPTKQGLFPQYKYPHARERYAFIADMLDLGGKNDNEKVANLIKAINGLKKELDIPLSIKDYGITEKDFMAKLDEIVEQAFNDQCTGANPVYPLMKELKQIYLDAYNGVY; this is translated from the coding sequence ATGACTAAAGATACAAAAGCAAAAAGCGGAAATTCTATACTAGACGACTTAATAGCAAAAGCAAAAAAAGCACAAGAAATATACGCTGCTTTCTCACAAGAACAGGTAGATGAGATATTTAAAGCATGTGCCATTGCTATTAATAGCAGAAGAATACCGTTAGCAAAAATGGCTGTTGAAGAAACAGGTATGGGCGTAGTAGAAGATAAAGTAATAAAAAATCACTTTGCTTCTGAATATATCTATAACAAGTTTAAGAATATGAAGACATGCGGAATCATAAGTGAAGATACTGCTATGGGAATGAAAAAAGTAGCAGAGCCTATTGGTATAATAGCTGGTGTTGTACCTACTACAAACCCTACATCAACAGCAGCATTCAAATCATTAATAGCTTTGAAGACAAGAAATGCAATAGTATTTTCTCCTCACCCAAGAGCTAAAAAATGTACTGCTGAAGTTTGTAAGATTATTAATAAAGTAGCTGTTGAGCATGGTGCTCCTGATGGACTTATAGGTTGTATTGAAGAACCTACTGTTGAGCTTTCTGCTGCTTTAATGAGCCATCCTCAAATTGATTTAATACTTGCTACTGGCGGACCTGGAATGGTTAAGGCTGCTTATTCTAGCGGTAAACCTGCTTTAGGTGTTGGTGCTGGTAATACTCCTGCTATAATAGATGAAACTGCTGATATTAAAATGGCTGTTAACTCTGTTATAATGAGTAAAACTTTCGACAACGGTATGATATGTGCTAGTGAACAGACTGTTGTTGTTGTAAAAAGCGTTTATGAGGAAGTAAAAAAAGAATTCTTATATAGAGGTGCTTATCTTTTAAATAGAGATGAGAAAGCTAAACTTAGTAAAGTAATGATTATAGATGGAGCTTTGAATGCTAAAATAGTAGGTCAGCCTGCTTATGTTATAGCTAAAATGGCTGGCATCACTGTTCCAGAAGAGACAAAAATACTTATAGGTGAAGCTTCTTCTATAAGCAGAGATGAGGCATTCTCTTATGAAAAATTATCACCAGTACTTGGTATGTATAAAGCTGATAATTATGATGATGCTGTTCAAAAAGCTCATGATTTGATAGTGTTTGGAGGACTTGGACACACTTCTGTACTTTATACAGATGAAGATAATCAAAAAGAAAGAATTCAAAAATTCTATGACAAAATGCCTACAGGAAGAATACTTATAAATATGCCATCTTCTCAAGGAGCTATAGGAGATGTATATAACTTCAGATTAGAACCATCTTTGACTTTAGGATGCGGAAGCTGGGGTAACAACTCTACAAGTGAGAACGTTGGTCCTAAACATCTTTTAAATATTAAATCTGTAGCTTCAAGGAGAGAAAATATGTTATGGTATAGAGTACCAGAAAAAATATATTTAAAAAGAGGTTCTTTGGATGTTGCTTTAAGAGAGTATGCTAACAAAAAAAGAGCATTAATCATCACAGACGGACCGCTTTTCAAACTAGGTGTAACTGATAATGTTACTAAAGTATTAGATGATATAGGTGTAAAATACACTATATTCTCTGATGTTAAACCTGACCCTACTTTAAGTACTGTTAGAGATATAGTAAAAACTGCTAATGCATTCGAACCTGATGTTATTATAGCATTAGGAGGCGGTTCTCCAATAGATGCTGGTAAAATTGCTTGGCTTCTTTATGAAAACCCTGAAGTAAAATTCGAAGACATTGCTATGGTATTTATGGATATAAGAAAGAGAATATGTGATGCTGGTGAATTAGGTAAAAAAGCTCAGTTTGTTGCTATACCTACTACATCTGGTACTGGTTCTGAAACTACTCCTTTCGCTGTTATCACTGATGATGCTACACATATTAAATATCCTATTACAGATTACGCTTTAACACCTGATATGGCTATACTTGATGCTAATTTAGTTATGACTATGCCAAGAGGTTTATGTGCTGCAAGCGGTATAGACTCTTTAACTCACGCTTTAGAGGCTTATGCTTCTATATGTTCTACTGAGTTTTCTAACTCTAATGCTGAAAAAGCTATTAAACTTATATTTAAATATTTACCTGCTTCATATAAAGAAGGTGCAGAAAATCCTGTAGCTCGTGAAAATATGCATTATGCTGCTTCACTTGCCGGTATGGCTTTTGCTAACGCTTTCTTGGGTATTTGTCACTCATTGGCTCATAAACTTGGTGCTGCTTTCAATATCCCTCACGGTATTGCTAATGCTCTTTTAATATGTCAGGTTGTAAAATATAATGCTAATGAAAAACCTACTAAACAAGGTTTATTCCCTCAATATAAATATCCTCATGCTAGAGAAAGATATGCATTTATTGCTGATATGCTTGATCTTGGCGGTAAAAATGATAATGAGAAAGTAGCTAATTTAATTAAAGCTATCAATGGTCTTAAAAAAGAACTTGATATACCTTTGTCTATTAAAGATTATGGTATCACTGAAAAAGACTTCATGGCTAAACTTGATGAGATAGTAGAACAGGCATTCAATGACCAATGTACTGGTGCTAACCCAGTTTATCCTCTTATGAAAGAGCTTAAACAAATTTATTTAGATGCTTATAATGGTGTTTATTAA
- a CDS encoding glycine--tRNA ligase subunit alpha produces MTFSDLIMTLNKFWSENGCIIQQGYDLEVGAGTFNPATALRALGPEPFSVAYVEPSRRPTDGRYGENPNRLQHYYQYQVIMKPSPENIQDLYIQSLEALGISFKDHDIRFVHDDWESPTLGAWGLGWEVWLDGMEITQFTYFQAVGGVNLKPITGEITYGLERICMYLQNVDNVYDLEWGHGIKYGDVHLQGEKEFSKYNFEIADTDMYFRHFKEYEEECDRCLANGCVLPAYDMVMKSSHVFNMLDARNAISVTERAGYIARVRDLMKKVSAAYIESREKMGYPLIKK; encoded by the coding sequence ATGACATTTAGTGATTTAATAATGACTTTAAATAAATTCTGGAGCGAAAACGGATGCATAATACAGCAAGGTTATGACTTGGAAGTAGGAGCAGGAACATTTAACCCTGCAACTGCATTAAGAGCATTAGGACCAGAGCCTTTTAGCGTTGCATATGTGGAGCCTTCAAGAAGACCAACAGACGGAAGATACGGAGAAAATCCAAACAGACTTCAACATTATTATCAATATCAAGTAATAATGAAGCCATCTCCAGAAAATATTCAGGATTTATATATACAAAGTTTAGAAGCATTAGGAATAAGTTTCAAAGACCATGATATAAGATTTGTTCATGATGACTGGGAATCACCTACTCTTGGAGCTTGGGGACTTGGTTGGGAAGTTTGGCTTGACGGTATGGAAATAACACAGTTTACATATTTCCAAGCTGTTGGAGGAGTAAACTTAAAACCTATAACAGGCGAAATAACTTATGGACTTGAAAGAATATGCATGTACTTGCAAAATGTTGATAATGTGTATGATTTGGAATGGGGACATGGAATAAAATATGGCGATGTACACTTACAAGGAGAAAAAGAGTTTTCTAAGTACAATTTTGAAATAGCTGACACTGATATGTATTTTAGGCATTTTAAAGAATATGAAGAAGAATGCGATAGATGTTTAGCTAATGGATGTGTGCTTCCTGCTTATGATATGGTAATGAAAAGTTCACATGTATTTAATATGCTTGATGCTAGAAATGCAATAAGTGTAACAGAGAGAGCTGGATATATTGCGAGAGTAAGAGATTTAATGAAAAAGGTATCTGCAGCTTATATAGAATCAAGAGAAAAAATGGGCTACCCATTAATAAAAAAATAA
- a CDS encoding uracil-DNA glycosylase family protein, translating into MYDLENMKKYFKDDCINQKLLELYEQKWKYIEEIKSKDKDGDIVFQLACIPENYYKCNYKVLIVGQETYKWHNKKSSAEDSMLYTLEKEYMKKTRSPFALFAYNFVSRINNLNSKYYKKSYFAWSNLRKFCYKIDNTKKKKPSSQLPAEIENIIDKNFYILEDEIKIINPDIVLFLTGPIYDEYLKKHLENIKFENIDNYKKREFAKVIHSSLPEKSFRIYHPVYLQRIKKKKEYLNKLVELCQIN; encoded by the coding sequence ATGTATGATTTAGAAAATATGAAAAAATATTTCAAAGACGATTGTATAAATCAAAAATTATTAGAACTATATGAACAAAAATGGAAATATATTGAAGAAATAAAATCAAAAGATAAAGATGGAGATATAGTATTTCAATTAGCATGCATACCAGAAAATTATTATAAATGTAACTATAAAGTTCTTATAGTAGGACAAGAAACATATAAATGGCATAATAAAAAATCAAGTGCTGAAGATAGCATGCTTTACACTTTAGAAAAGGAATATATGAAAAAAACAAGATCCCCTTTTGCTCTATTTGCTTATAACTTTGTAAGTAGAATAAATAATTTAAATAGTAAATACTATAAAAAATCTTATTTTGCTTGGTCTAATTTAAGAAAATTCTGTTATAAAATAGATAATACAAAAAAGAAAAAGCCAAGCAGCCAGTTGCCTGCTGAAATAGAAAATATTATAGATAAAAATTTTTATATATTAGAGGATGAAATAAAAATAATTAATCCTGATATAGTGTTGTTTTTAACAGGACCAATATACGATGAATATTTAAAAAAACATTTAGAAAACATCAAATTTGAAAATATTGATAATTATAAAAAGAGAGAATTTGCCAAAGTAATACATAGCTCTTTACCTGAAAAATCATTTAGGATATATCATCCTGTATATCTGCAGAGAATAAAGAAAAAAAAAGAATATTTAAATAAATTAGTAGAACTCTGTCAAATAAATTAA
- a CDS encoding Glu/Leu/Phe/Val dehydrogenase gives MEIFNYMEKYNYEELVFFNDSKTGLKAITCIHSTKLGPSLGGTRLWNYKSESEAIEDVLRLARGMSLKSACAGLDLGGGKTVIIADPKKVKGNELFWRSYGRFIESLNGRYITAEDVNTSTEEMEYVAKETSFVAGLRSNSGDPSPMTAYGVYMAMKASAFKAFGSDNLGGKKISVQGLGHVGLVLCDYLAKDNAELIVSDIDSDKVRKVVELYKAKEVDVNAIYEQDVDIFAPCGLGAIINDETIPKLKCKVIAGSANNVLKESHHGKILKEKGIVYAPDYVANAGGVINIAMEKPVYNYEAAKSATEKIYNRVLDIFEMSDRENISTNEAADKLAIERIEAIGEIHSRYIRK, from the coding sequence ATGGAAATTTTTAATTACATGGAAAAATATAATTATGAAGAGTTAGTATTTTTCAATGATAGTAAAACAGGTCTTAAAGCCATTACATGTATTCACTCTACAAAATTAGGTCCTTCTTTGGGTGGAACTAGACTTTGGAATTATAAATCGGAGAGTGAAGCTATAGAAGATGTTTTAAGACTTGCAAGAGGTATGTCTTTAAAATCGGCATGTGCTGGTCTTGATTTGGGAGGGGGAAAGACAGTAATAATAGCAGACCCTAAAAAAGTTAAAGGCAATGAACTTTTCTGGAGGTCTTATGGAAGATTTATTGAATCTTTAAATGGAAGATATATTACTGCTGAAGATGTAAACACAAGCACAGAAGAGATGGAATATGTTGCTAAAGAGACTAGTTTTGTAGCTGGGCTTAGAAGCAATTCAGGAGACCCTTCACCTATGACAGCTTATGGTGTTTATATGGCTATGAAGGCTAGTGCTTTTAAAGCATTTGGAAGCGATAATTTGGGTGGCAAAAAAATATCTGTTCAGGGGCTTGGACATGTGGGGTTAGTTTTATGTGATTATTTGGCTAAGGATAATGCTGAGTTAATAGTATCTGATATTGACAGCGATAAAGTAAGAAAAGTTGTTGAGCTTTATAAGGCTAAAGAAGTTGATGTTAATGCTATATATGAACAAGATGTTGATATATTTGCTCCTTGCGGACTCGGTGCTATTATTAATGATGAAACTATACCAAAATTAAAATGTAAGGTTATAGCTGGTTCTGCTAACAATGTTCTTAAAGAATCTCATCATGGAAAGATTTTAAAAGAGAAGGGAATAGTATATGCTCCAGATTATGTAGCTAATGCGGGAGGGGTTATAAACATAGCTATGGAAAAACCTGTTTATAATTATGAAGCAGCCAAAAGTGCTACAGAGAAAATATATAATAGGGTATTAGATATTTTTGAAATGTCTGACAGAGAAAATATTTCCACTAATGAGGCGGCAGATAAATTAGCTATAGAGAGAATAGAAGCAATAGGCGAAATACATTCGAGGTATATAAGAAAGTAG
- a CDS encoding MBL fold metallo-hydrolase, producing the protein MSELKVSCINTNMYGMNSYIVSVEDEAMIIDIAKLSFGYDDYTKLLEGKKLVNVLFTHGHFDHMSGADDIREIYKDTKHAVHKDDYDFFQDANLNASGYFGKGIKCQSPEIKFNDGDTFKLKDKEFKVIHTPGHTKGGVCYYTEGHLFCGDTIFAYGIGRYDLATGNYAELENSITNIIYKLPEDTLLYPGHDAYGFKLSQRKKMGIM; encoded by the coding sequence ATGAGTGAATTAAAAGTAAGCTGTATTAACACAAATATGTATGGAATGAACTCTTACATAGTTTCTGTAGAAGATGAAGCTATGATAATAGATATTGCTAAATTATCATTTGGATATGATGATTATACAAAACTATTAGAAGGTAAAAAACTTGTTAATGTATTATTTACGCATGGGCACTTTGACCATATGTCTGGTGCTGATGATATAAGAGAGATTTATAAAGATACAAAGCATGCTGTACATAAAGATGATTATGATTTCTTTCAAGATGCCAACTTAAATGCAAGCGGATATTTTGGAAAAGGAATTAAATGCCAAAGCCCAGAAATAAAGTTTAATGATGGGGATACTTTTAAGTTAAAAGACAAAGAGTTTAAGGTAATACATACTCCGGGACACACAAAAGGAGGAGTTTGCTATTATACAGAAGGTCATTTATTTTGCGGAGATACTATATTTGCTTATGGCATAGGAAGATACGATTTAGCTACAGGAAATTATGCAGAACTTGAAAACAGCATAACAAATATAATATACAAACTTCCAGAAGATACATTGCTTTATCCCGGTCATGATGCTTACGGCTTTAAATTATCGCAAAGAAAGAAGATGGGGATAATGTGA
- a CDS encoding PotD/PotF family extracellular solute-binding protein — protein MKKLFFSFALVSMCFYSLNAQTLDTSKLDLNYYQKFKDKNMSLNVYNWGEYISDGSDESMDINKEFEELTGIKVNYSTFASNEELYVKLKVGGIAYDIIIPSDYMIAKLIKEKLVQKINFNNIPAAKNIDSRFYKQLYDPTGEYSVAYTWGVNGIIYNTKKVTEDIVDWNILFNDKYKGQILMYYNPRDAFGVAQAYLNYSLNTTNEMELRETARILKEQKPLVQAYVMDEIYDKMEAGEAALGVYYAGDSLSMIENNPDLKFVIPEKGANLFVDAICIPSNAQNVEAAELYINFLCEAEVALANIEYINYGSPNNAAIEIMSEEVKNNPLIYPPAEVLDNCEVYITLPDETNLLMEELWNEILSDDSTYGGWVVPISLVVVVALCVAIIVLRKKKRREN, from the coding sequence ATGAAAAAATTATTTTTTAGTTTTGCATTAGTTTCTATGTGTTTTTATTCATTGAATGCTCAGACACTTGATACTAGCAAGCTCGATTTAAATTACTATCAGAAATTTAAAGATAAGAACATGTCTTTAAATGTATATAACTGGGGCGAGTATATATCTGATGGTTCTGATGAATCTATGGATATTAACAAGGAGTTTGAAGAGCTTACAGGTATAAAAGTAAATTACTCAACTTTTGCTTCAAATGAAGAGCTTTATGTAAAATTAAAAGTTGGAGGTATCGCTTATGATATAATAATACCTTCAGATTATATGATAGCAAAATTGATAAAAGAAAAACTTGTACAAAAGATAAATTTCAATAATATACCAGCTGCAAAAAATATAGACAGCAGATTTTATAAACAACTATATGACCCAACAGGCGAATATTCTGTAGCATATACTTGGGGCGTAAATGGAATAATATACAATACAAAAAAAGTAACAGAGGATATAGTAGATTGGAATATACTTTTTAATGATAAATATAAAGGCCAAATACTTATGTATTATAATCCAAGAGATGCTTTTGGAGTAGCACAGGCTTATTTAAATTATTCATTAAACACTACTAATGAGATGGAATTAAGAGAGACTGCTAGAATATTAAAGGAGCAAAAACCTTTAGTGCAGGCTTATGTAATGGACGAAATATATGACAAAATGGAGGCAGGTGAGGCGGCACTTGGTGTTTATTATGCGGGAGATTCTCTTTCTATGATAGAAAATAATCCTGATTTAAAATTTGTTATACCAGAGAAGGGAGCTAATTTATTTGTAGATGCTATATGTATACCATCAAATGCTCAAAATGTTGAGGCTGCTGAGCTTTATATAAATTTCTTATGCGAGGCAGAGGTTGCTTTAGCTAATATAGAATATATAAATTACGGCTCTCCTAATAATGCTGCTATAGAGATTATGAGCGAAGAAGTAAAAAATAATCCTTTAATATATCCGCCTGCAGAAGTTCTTGATAATTGCGAAGTTTATATAACATTGCCAGATGAGACAAACTTACTTATGGAAGAGCTTTGGAATGAGATATTATCAGATGATTCAACTTATGGCGGTTGGGTTGTTCCTATATCTTTGGTTGTAGTTGTAGCTTTATGTGTAGCTATAATAGTTTTGAGAAAGAAGAAGAGAAGAGAAAATTAA
- a CDS encoding ABC transporter permease, giving the protein MIKKILSRTYIAFIFLFLYAPIAILIFFSFNKARGRGVFTGFTLEWYNRLFSNDLILTSFLNTIIVAAVSSVLATIIGTMAAIGISSFNKKMKSAIMGVTYISIINPEIVTGVSLMLLFVIMKLKFGFTTLILAHITFNIPYVILNVLPKLRQQDNSLYEAALDLGCTPTLAFWKVVIPDIFPGIVAGFLMALTYSLDDFVVSYFTSGITSQTLPITIYSMTRKRVSPEINAISTVIFTIVLITLVIINIKEIKKEKYLTQLKRKFNKNN; this is encoded by the coding sequence ATGATAAAAAAAATACTCTCTAGAACATACATTGCTTTTATATTTTTATTTTTATATGCTCCTATAGCTATATTAATATTTTTCTCTTTCAATAAAGCAAGAGGACGAGGAGTTTTTACAGGGTTTACTTTGGAATGGTATAATAGACTTTTTTCAAATGATTTGATATTAACTTCTTTTTTAAACACAATAATAGTGGCTGCTGTTTCATCTGTGCTTGCTACAATTATAGGAACTATGGCTGCTATTGGAATAAGTTCTTTCAACAAAAAAATGAAAAGTGCTATTATGGGTGTTACATACATATCTATAATTAATCCTGAAATAGTAACAGGTGTTTCATTAATGCTTTTATTTGTAATAATGAAATTGAAATTCGGTTTTACTACTTTAATACTTGCACATATTACTTTTAATATACCTTATGTAATATTAAATGTTCTTCCAAAATTAAGACAGCAAGATAATAGTTTATATGAAGCAGCATTAGATTTGGGATGCACTCCTACTTTAGCTTTTTGGAAGGTTGTAATACCTGATATATTTCCCGGTATTGTAGCTGGATTTTTAATGGCTCTAACTTATTCTTTAGATGACTTTGTTGTGAGTTATTTTACTTCTGGTATCACTTCGCAAACTCTTCCTATAACAATTTATTCTATGACTAGAAAAAGAGTAAGTCCTGAGATTAATGCTATATCTACTGTAATATTTACTATAGTGCTTATTACTTTAGTAATTATTAATATTAAAGAGATAAAGAAAGAAAAATATTTAACACAATTAAAAAGAAAATTCAATAAAAACAATTAA
- a CDS encoding ABC transporter permease, which translates to MKTKIPAIPYLIWTLVFILVPLILVIYFAFTNQKGDFTIKNFADVSTFAPVIMRSVMLAFVATLVCLILAYPLSYYISRQNKTVQHALIMLVMLPMWMNFLLRTYAWMTILEQNGLINKALIFFGLSPVKLINTQWAVLIGMIYNYLPFMILPLYSVMTKIHKSLIEASQDLGANSFNIFTKIVFPLSLPGMASGVTMVFVAAVSTFVISRMLGGGANILIGDLIEMQFLGMSYNPNLGSAISLVLIVISLCAIMLMQQIDDDDDVEGMLL; encoded by the coding sequence ATGAAAACAAAAATACCTGCTATACCTTATCTTATTTGGACTTTAGTTTTTATATTGGTGCCTTTAATTTTGGTGATATATTTTGCTTTTACAAACCAAAAAGGCGATTTTACTATAAAAAATTTCGCGGATGTTTCTACATTTGCTCCTGTTATAATGCGTTCTGTGATGCTTGCTTTTGTGGCTACTTTGGTGTGTTTGATACTTGCTTATCCATTATCTTATTATATATCAAGACAAAACAAAACAGTTCAGCATGCACTCATAATGCTTGTAATGCTTCCTATGTGGATGAACTTTTTATTAAGAACTTATGCTTGGATGACCATACTAGAGCAAAATGGTTTAATTAATAAGGCTTTAATTTTTTTTGGGCTTTCACCTGTAAAACTTATAAACACTCAATGGGCTGTTCTTATAGGAATGATATATAATTATTTGCCTTTCATGATACTTCCTCTATATTCTGTAATGACAAAGATACATAAAAGTTTAATAGAGGCTTCTCAAGATTTGGGTGCTAATTCTTTTAATATATTTACAAAAATAGTTTTTCCTTTAAGTTTGCCGGGCATGGCTTCTGGTGTTACTATGGTGTTTGTGGCAGCTGTTAGTACATTTGTAATTTCACGTATGCTTGGGGGAGGAGCGAATATACTTATAGGCGATTTGATAGAGATGCAATTTTTAGGCATGTCTTATAATCCTAATTTGGGTTCTGCTATTAGTTTGGTTTTAATTGTAATTTCATTATGTGCTATAATGCTTATGCAGCAAATTGATGATGATGACGATGTGGAGGGTATGCTTTTATGA
- a CDS encoding ABC transporter ATP-binding protein produces the protein MGDNIIVSLKNINVSYGENTILENLNLDIKDKEFLTLLGPSGCGKTTILRTIAGFVKPDSGEVLFDGKVINNTPPYKREVNTVFQRYALFPHLNVFENIAFGLNLKKVHKSEIKDRVHQMLKMVNLENYGNRNINNLSGGQQQRVAIARALINKPRVLLLDEPLGALDLKLRKEMQIELKKIQQSLEITFVYVTHDQEEALTMSDTVAVMKDGEILQIGTPQDIYNEPKNAFIADFIGESNIIDGIMHEDYLVEFAGYVFNCVDKGFEKLEKVDVVIRPEDIIVVPAENANISGLVESAIFKGVHYEMILDAHGYKWIIHSTEKWEAGTEIGIDVAKENIHIMKREEEEVLL, from the coding sequence ATGGGCGATAATATCATCGTATCTTTAAAAAATATCAATGTATCTTATGGTGAAAACACAATACTTGAAAATCTTAATTTAGACATAAAAGACAAAGAGTTTCTCACACTCTTAGGACCTTCAGGATGCGGTAAAACAACTATACTTAGAACTATAGCAGGTTTTGTTAAGCCTGATTCTGGAGAGGTGTTGTTTGACGGTAAAGTGATAAATAATACTCCGCCATACAAAAGGGAAGTAAATACTGTTTTTCAAAGATATGCTTTGTTTCCGCATCTTAATGTGTTTGAAAACATTGCTTTTGGTCTTAATCTCAAAAAAGTGCATAAATCAGAGATTAAAGATAGAGTTCATCAAATGCTCAAGATGGTGAACTTAGAAAATTACGGAAATAGAAATATTAATAATTTATCAGGCGGTCAACAGCAGAGGGTAGCTATTGCAAGGGCATTAATAAATAAACCAAGAGTTTTGCTTCTTGATGAGCCTTTGGGGGCATTGGATTTAAAACTTAGAAAAGAGATGCAAATAGAACTTAAAAAAATTCAGCAATCATTAGAAATTACTTTTGTATATGTTACTCATGACCAAGAAGAAGCTTTAACTATGAGCGATACGGTTGCAGTTATGAAAGACGGAGAGATACTTCAGATTGGCACTCCTCAAGATATATACAATGAACCAAAAAATGCATTCATAGCAGATTTTATTGGTGAGAGTAATATTATAGACGGAATTATGCATGAAGATTATTTAGTTGAGTTTGCGGGTTATGTGTTTAATTGTGTTGATAAGGGTTTTGAAAAGTTAGAGAAAGTTGATGTTGTTATTCGCCCGGAAGATATAATAGTAGTACCTGCGGAGAATGCTAATATATCTGGACTTGTGGAATCTGCTATATTTAAAGGCGTTCATTATGAGATGATATTAGATGCTCATGGTTATAAATGGATTATACATTCTACAGAGAAATGGGAAGCTGGTACTGAGATTGGTATTGATGTTGCTAAAGAAAATATTCACATAATGAAAAGAGAGGAAGAGGAGGTACTTTTATGA